The Streptomyces sp. NL15-2K genome contains a region encoding:
- a CDS encoding heavy metal translocating P-type ATPase, whose translation MTSTTAETPTADTAEVELLIGGMTCASCAARVEKKLSRMDGVTATVNFATEKAKVTYPAGIGVADLIATVVKTGYTAEEPAPPQETPRDEDREQDPELASLRQRLLVSALLAVPVVLLSMVPALQFDNWQWLALTLASPVVVWGGWPFHKAAWANVRHGAATMDTLVSLGTLAAFGWSLWALFFGDAGMPGMRHGFEFTVSRMDGASTIYLEVAAGVTAFILLGRYLEARAKRRAGAALRALMELGVKDVSVLRDGREVRIPVARLAVGDRFVVRPGEKIATDGTVVEGVSAVDASMLTGESVPVDVTVGDTVTGATVNAGGRLVVKATRVGADTQLARMAKLVEDAQNGKAEVQRLADRISAVFVPVVIALAVGTFGVWLGATDDTVAAFTAAVAVLIIACPCALGLATPTALMVGTGRGAQLGILIKGPEVLESTRRVDTVVLDKTGTVTTGRMTLQHVYVAQNAEDAEDTDEKQLLRLAGALEHASEHPVARAVAAGAEMGVPPLERSREWGKVGPLPRAEHFENVPGRGVRGRVEGREVAVGRLFEDLPEDLARAKDEAERGGRTAVVVGWDGAARGVLAVADAVKETSAEAVRELRALGLTPVLLTGDNRAVAEAVARAVGIDQVVADVLPEDKVRAVQRLQAEGRTVAMVGDGVNDAAALATADLGLAMGTGTDAAIEAGDLTLVRGDLRVAADAIRLSRRTLSTIKGNLVWAFGYNVAALPLAAAGLLNPMIAGATMAFSSVFVVTNSLRLRAFR comes from the coding sequence ATGACGAGCACGACCGCCGAGACGCCGACAGCCGACACCGCCGAAGTCGAACTGCTCATCGGCGGCATGACCTGCGCCTCCTGCGCGGCCCGCGTCGAGAAGAAGCTCAGCCGCATGGACGGCGTCACCGCCACGGTGAACTTCGCGACGGAGAAGGCCAAGGTCACCTACCCGGCGGGCATCGGGGTCGCCGATCTGATCGCGACCGTGGTGAAGACCGGCTACACGGCCGAGGAGCCTGCGCCGCCCCAGGAGACACCCCGCGACGAGGATCGCGAGCAGGACCCCGAGCTCGCCTCCCTCCGGCAGCGGCTCCTCGTCTCCGCCCTCCTCGCCGTCCCCGTCGTGCTGCTCTCCATGGTCCCGGCGCTGCAGTTCGACAACTGGCAGTGGCTGGCGCTCACGCTCGCCTCGCCGGTCGTGGTCTGGGGCGGATGGCCGTTCCACAAGGCCGCCTGGGCGAACGTACGGCACGGCGCGGCCACCATGGACACCCTCGTCTCGCTCGGCACGCTGGCCGCGTTCGGCTGGTCGCTGTGGGCGCTCTTCTTCGGCGACGCGGGCATGCCGGGCATGCGTCACGGCTTCGAGTTCACCGTCTCTCGCATGGACGGCGCCTCGACGATCTACCTGGAGGTCGCCGCGGGAGTCACCGCCTTCATCCTCCTCGGCCGCTACCTGGAGGCCCGCGCCAAGCGGCGCGCGGGGGCGGCGCTCAGGGCGCTGATGGAGCTGGGCGTGAAGGATGTGTCCGTCCTGAGGGACGGGCGGGAGGTGCGGATTCCGGTGGCGCGGCTGGCCGTCGGCGACCGGTTCGTCGTACGGCCCGGGGAGAAGATCGCCACCGACGGCACGGTCGTCGAGGGCGTCTCCGCGGTGGACGCGTCCATGCTCACCGGTGAGTCCGTCCCGGTGGACGTCACGGTCGGCGACACCGTCACCGGCGCCACCGTCAACGCCGGCGGCCGGCTCGTCGTGAAGGCCACCCGCGTCGGCGCGGACACCCAGCTCGCGCGGATGGCGAAGCTGGTGGAGGACGCGCAGAACGGCAAGGCCGAGGTGCAGCGGCTGGCCGACCGGATCTCCGCGGTCTTCGTGCCGGTGGTCATCGCCCTGGCGGTGGGCACCTTCGGGGTGTGGCTCGGCGCGACCGATGACACGGTCGCCGCGTTCACCGCCGCCGTCGCCGTGCTGATCATCGCCTGCCCCTGCGCGCTGGGCCTGGCCACACCGACCGCGCTGATGGTCGGCACCGGGCGCGGGGCCCAGCTCGGCATCCTCATCAAGGGTCCCGAGGTACTGGAGTCCACGCGCCGCGTCGACACCGTCGTCCTGGACAAGACCGGCACGGTCACCACCGGCCGGATGACCCTCCAGCATGTGTACGTCGCCCAGAACGCCGAGGACGCCGAGGACACGGACGAGAAGCAGCTACTGCGGCTCGCGGGCGCCCTGGAGCACGCCTCCGAGCATCCCGTCGCCCGGGCGGTCGCCGCGGGCGCCGAGATGGGGGTCCCCCCGCTCGAGCGAAGCCGAGAGTGGGGGAAGGTCGGGCCACTCCCGCGGGCCGAGCACTTCGAGAACGTGCCCGGGCGGGGCGTACGCGGCCGCGTGGAAGGCCGTGAAGTGGCCGTGGGCCGCCTTTTCGAGGACCTGCCCGAGGACTTGGCCCGCGCCAAGGACGAGGCCGAGAGGGGCGGTCGTACGGCCGTCGTGGTCGGCTGGGACGGTGCGGCACGTGGCGTGCTGGCCGTCGCGGACGCGGTCAAGGAGACCAGCGCCGAGGCCGTGCGCGAGCTGCGCGCGCTGGGGCTCACGCCGGTGCTGCTGACCGGGGACAACCGGGCGGTGGCGGAGGCGGTGGCCCGGGCCGTCGGGATCGACCAGGTCGTCGCGGACGTACTGCCCGAGGACAAAGTGCGGGCCGTCCAGCGGCTCCAGGCCGAGGGCCGGACCGTCGCCATGGTCGGCGACGGGGTCAACGACGCGGCCGCCCTCGCCACCGCCGATCTGGGCCTGGCGATGGGGACCGGGACCGACGCGGCGATCGAGGCGGGCGATCTGACGCTGGTGCGCGGGGACCTGCGGGTGGCCGCGGACGCGATCCGGCTGTCCCGCAGGACGCTGTCCACGATCAAGGGCAACCTCGTGTGGGCCTTCGGCTACAACGTGGCCGCGCTGCCGCTGGCCGCCGCGGGGCTGCTGAACCCGATGATCGCGGGGGCGACGATGGCCTTCTCGTCGGTGTTCGTGGTGACGAACAGCCTCCGGCTGCGGGCATTCCGGTGA
- a CDS encoding heavy-metal-associated domain-containing protein, which produces MSAQTETPGSVTTVYKVSGMSCGHCEGSVSSEISEIPGVSSVKAVASSGEVTVVSAAPLDEEAVRAAVDEAGYELVGKA; this is translated from the coding sequence ATGAGCGCCCAGACCGAAACCCCGGGTTCCGTCACCACCGTCTACAAGGTGAGCGGCATGAGCTGCGGGCACTGCGAGGGCTCCGTTTCCAGCGAGATCTCCGAGATCCCCGGCGTCAGCTCGGTGAAGGCCGTCGCCTCGTCCGGTGAGGTCACCGTCGTGTCCGCGGCCCCGCTCGACGAGGAGGCGGTACGCGCGGCCGTCGACGAGGCCGGCTACGAGCTGGTCGGCAAGGCCTGA
- a CDS encoding ATP-dependent RecD-like DNA helicase — MAQPTGSEERRLAVLEGVLERITYANEENGYTVARVDTGRGGGDLLTVVGALLGAQVGESLRMEGRWGSHPQYGKQFTVENYTTVLPATVQGIRRYLGSGLVKGIGPVFADRITQHFGLDTLQVIEEEPKRLIEVPGLGPKRTKKIADAWEEQKAIKEVMLFLQTVEVSTSIAVRIYKKYGDASISVVKNQPYRLAADVWGIGFLTADKIAQSVGIPHDSPERVKAGLQYALSQATDQGNCYLPEEQLIADAVKLLQVDTGLVIECLAELAAPPEEGEDPGVVREKVPGPDGDPVTAVYLVPFHRAELSLSAQLMRLLRTDQDRMPGFKDVAWDKALGWLKGRTGVDLAPEQEAAVKLALTQKVAVLTGGPGCGKSFTVRSIVELARAKKAKVVLAAPTGRAAKRLSELTGAEASTVHRLLELRPGGDAAYDKDRPLDADLVVVDEASMLDLLLANKLVKAVPPGAHLLFVGDVDQLPSVGAGEVLRDLLADGGPIPAVRLTRVFRQAQQSGVVTNAHRINSGQHPVTDGMKDFFLFVEDDTEEVGRLTVDVAARRIPAKFGLDPRRDVQVLAPMHRGPAGAGNLNGLLQQAITPGRPDLSEKRFGGRVFRVGDKVTQIRNNYEKGENGVFNGTVGVVTSLDPVDQRLTVLTDEDEEVPYEFDELDELAHAYAVTIHRSQGSEYPAVVIPVTTSAWMMLQRNLLYTAVTRAKKLVVLVGSRKAIGQAVRTVSAGRRCTALDFRLAGS; from the coding sequence ATGGCCCAACCAACGGGGAGCGAAGAGCGTCGACTGGCCGTACTCGAAGGCGTCCTGGAGCGGATCACGTACGCCAACGAGGAGAACGGCTACACGGTGGCGCGCGTGGACACCGGCCGAGGCGGCGGCGACCTCCTCACGGTCGTCGGCGCGCTGCTCGGCGCCCAGGTCGGCGAGTCCCTGCGGATGGAGGGCCGTTGGGGCTCCCATCCGCAGTACGGCAAGCAGTTCACGGTCGAGAACTACACCACCGTCCTCCCTGCCACCGTCCAGGGCATCCGCCGCTACCTCGGCTCCGGCCTGGTCAAGGGCATCGGCCCGGTCTTCGCCGACCGCATCACCCAGCACTTCGGCCTGGACACCCTGCAGGTCATCGAGGAGGAGCCGAAGCGGCTGATCGAGGTCCCCGGCCTCGGCCCCAAGCGCACCAAGAAGATCGCCGACGCCTGGGAGGAGCAGAAGGCGATCAAGGAGGTCATGCTCTTCCTCCAGACCGTCGAGGTGTCCACGTCGATCGCGGTCCGCATTTACAAGAAGTACGGCGACGCCTCCATCTCGGTCGTCAAGAACCAGCCCTACCGGCTGGCCGCCGACGTCTGGGGCATCGGCTTCCTCACCGCCGACAAGATCGCCCAGTCCGTCGGCATCCCGCACGACAGCCCGGAGCGCGTCAAGGCGGGCCTGCAGTACGCGCTGTCGCAGGCCACCGACCAGGGCAACTGCTACCTCCCCGAGGAGCAGCTGATCGCGGACGCGGTGAAGCTGCTCCAGGTCGACACGGGCCTGGTCATCGAGTGCCTCGCCGAGCTCGCGGCGCCCCCGGAGGAGGGAGAGGACCCCGGTGTCGTACGGGAGAAGGTCCCCGGACCGGACGGTGACCCCGTCACGGCCGTCTACCTCGTCCCCTTCCACCGCGCCGAACTCTCCCTCTCCGCCCAGCTGATGCGCCTGCTGCGCACCGACCAGGACCGGATGCCCGGCTTCAAGGACGTGGCCTGGGACAAGGCGCTGGGCTGGCTGAAGGGTCGCACGGGCGTCGACCTCGCCCCCGAGCAGGAGGCCGCCGTCAAACTGGCGCTCACCCAGAAGGTCGCGGTCCTCACCGGCGGTCCCGGCTGCGGCAAGTCCTTCACCGTCCGTTCGATCGTGGAGCTGGCCCGCGCCAAGAAGGCCAAGGTCGTGCTCGCCGCCCCCACCGGCCGCGCCGCCAAGCGCCTGTCCGAGCTCACCGGCGCCGAGGCCTCCACCGTCCACCGCCTGCTGGAGCTGAGGCCCGGCGGCGACGCGGCCTACGACAAGGACCGCCCGCTGGACGCCGACCTGGTGGTGGTCGACGAGGCCTCCATGCTCGACCTGCTGCTCGCCAACAAGCTCGTGAAGGCCGTACCCCCGGGCGCCCATCTCCTCTTCGTCGGTGACGTGGACCAGCTGCCCAGCGTCGGCGCCGGCGAGGTCCTGCGCGATCTGCTCGCCGACGGCGGCCCCATCCCGGCCGTGCGCCTCACGCGCGTGTTCCGCCAGGCCCAGCAGTCCGGAGTCGTGACCAACGCGCACCGGATCAACTCCGGGCAGCACCCGGTCACCGACGGCATGAAGGACTTCTTCCTCTTCGTCGAGGACGACACGGAGGAGGTCGGCCGGCTCACGGTGGATGTGGCGGCCCGGCGGATTCCGGCCAAGTTCGGTCTCGACCCGCGCCGGGACGTGCAGGTGCTCGCCCCCATGCACCGGGGGCCGGCCGGCGCGGGCAATCTCAACGGCCTGCTCCAGCAGGCCATCACCCCGGGCCGCCCGGACCTGTCGGAGAAGCGGTTCGGCGGCCGGGTCTTCCGCGTCGGCGACAAGGTCACCCAGATTCGCAACAATTACGAGAAAGGGGAGAACGGTGTCTTCAACGGCACCGTGGGCGTGGTCACCTCGCTCGACCCGGTCGACCAGCGCCTGACGGTGCTGACGGACGAGGACGAGGAGGTGCCGTACGAATTCGACGAGCTGGACGAACTGGCCCACGCGTACGCGGTGACGATCCACCGTTCCCAGGGAAGTGAGTATCCGGCGGTGGTGATCCCGGTCACCACCAGTGCCTGGATGATGCTTCAGCGCAACCTGCTGTATACGGCGGTCACCCGCGCCAAGAAGCTGGTCGTGCTCGTCGGTTCACGCAAGGCGATCGGCCAGGCGGTGCGCACGGTGTCGGCGGGACGTCGCTGCACGGCCCTGGACTTCCGGCTCGCGGGCTCCTGA
- a CDS encoding citrate synthase, whose product MSDNSVVLRYGDGEYTYPVIDSTVGDKGFDIGKLRAQTGLVTLDSGYGNTAAYKSSITYLDGEAGILRYRGYPIEQLAERSTFLEVAYLLINGELPTVDELSTFRNDITQHTLLHEDVKNFYKGFPRDAHPMAMLSSVVSALSTFYQDSHNPFDETQRNLSTIRLLAKLPTIAAYAYKKSIGHPFVYPRNDLGYVENFLRMTFSVPAQEYDLDPTVVSALDKLLILHADHEQNCSTSTVRLVGSSQANMFASISAGINALWGPLHGGANQSVLEMLEGIRDAGGDVDSFIRKVKNKEDGVRLMGFGHRVYKNFDPRAKIIKAAAHDVLSALGKSDELLDIALKLEEHALSDDYFVSRSLYPNVDFYTGLIYRAMGFPTEMFTVLFALGRLPGWIAQWHEMIKEPGSRIGRPRQIYTGVVERDFVPVESR is encoded by the coding sequence GTGAGCGACAACTCTGTAGTACTGCGGTACGGCGACGGCGAGTACACCTACCCGGTGATCGACAGCACCGTCGGCGACAAGGGCTTCGACATCGGCAAGCTCCGCGCCCAGACCGGTCTGGTGACGCTGGACAGCGGCTACGGCAACACCGCCGCCTATAAATCCTCCATTACGTACCTGGACGGCGAGGCCGGCATCCTCCGGTACCGCGGCTACCCGATCGAGCAGCTGGCCGAGCGCTCCACCTTCCTGGAGGTCGCCTACCTGCTCATCAACGGCGAGCTGCCGACCGTCGACGAGCTCTCGACCTTCAGGAACGACATCACGCAGCACACCCTGCTGCACGAGGACGTCAAGAACTTCTACAAGGGCTTCCCGCGCGACGCGCACCCGATGGCCATGCTGTCGTCGGTCGTCTCGGCGCTGTCGACGTTCTACCAGGACAGCCACAACCCGTTCGACGAGACACAGCGCAACCTCTCCACGATCCGGCTGCTCGCCAAGCTTCCGACGATCGCGGCGTACGCGTACAAGAAGTCGATCGGTCACCCGTTCGTCTACCCGCGCAACGACCTCGGTTACGTCGAGAACTTCCTCCGTATGACGTTCTCGGTCCCCGCGCAGGAGTACGACCTCGACCCGACCGTGGTCTCCGCCCTGGACAAGCTGCTGATCCTGCACGCGGACCACGAGCAGAACTGTTCGACGTCGACGGTCCGCCTGGTGGGCTCGTCCCAGGCCAACATGTTCGCGTCGATCTCGGCCGGCATCAACGCGCTCTGGGGCCCGCTGCACGGCGGCGCCAACCAGTCCGTGCTGGAGATGCTCGAGGGCATCCGCGACGCCGGCGGTGACGTCGACTCCTTCATCCGCAAGGTGAAGAACAAGGAGGACGGCGTCCGGCTGATGGGCTTCGGCCACCGGGTCTACAAGAACTTCGACCCGCGCGCCAAGATCATCAAGGCGGCGGCGCACGATGTCCTCTCGGCCCTCGGCAAGTCCGACGAGCTGCTGGACATCGCCCTGAAGCTGGAGGAGCACGCGCTCTCCGACGACTACTTCGTCTCGCGCAGCCTCTACCCGAACGTCGACTTCTACACCGGCCTGATCTACCGCGCCATGGGCTTCCCGACCGAGATGTTCACGGTCCTGTTCGCCCTCGGCCGCCTCCCGGGCTGGATCGCCCAGTGGCACGAGATGATCAAGGAGCCGGGCTCCCGCATCGGCCGTCCGCGCCAGATCTACACGGGCGTGGTGGAGCGGGACTTCGTTCCGGTCGAGTCGCGCTGA